The Pelodiscus sinensis isolate JC-2024 chromosome 5, ASM4963464v1, whole genome shotgun sequence genome includes a region encoding these proteins:
- the LOC112546279 gene encoding C-type lectin domain family 4 member K-like isoform X2, translated as MSMENVYENLQVSEATPPLKGNAPTRSAPWWQRTRGITPAVLLLVLALASSLLAVTLLYSQGRSRLQEVEEAARNLRVSLQPANTSAAPARESDMLQLLGEVQAGVRMLRAELGNVSAENRELQTRLDTVAGARGAGSDSCRDVQTKLSAGWRHHSGNLYYFSQEEKSWFEAQQFCVSQGSHLTSISSQGEQEFLSIETQAKPHWIGLTDLGTEGRWRWVDGSEYREESSRGFWEHPQPDNWHQGIGGREDCVEIRTEMQTLWNDANCSLPARWICKQAHG; from the exons ATGTCGATGGAGAATGTCTATGAGAACTTGCAGGTGTCGGAAGCTACTCCCCCACTAAAAG GCAATGCTCCCACGCGATCGGCTCCTTGGTGGCAGAGGACGAGAGGCATCACACCAGCGGTGCTACTCCTGGTCCTGgccctggcctcctccctcctcgcTGTGACGCTTCTAT ATTCCCAGGGACGGAgccggctgcaggaggtggaagAAGCCGCGCGGAACCTGAGAGTCTCCCTGCAGCCCGCCAACACCTCGGCCGCGCCCGCCAGGGAATCGGACA TGCTGCAGCTCCTGGGCGAAGTGCAGGCAGGAGTCCGGATGCTGAGAGCCGAGCTGGGAAATGTCAGTGCGGAGAACAGGGAACTCCAGACCCGTCTGGACACGGTCGCTGGGGCGCGAGGAGCCGGGTCGGATTCCTGCA GGGACGTGCAGACAAAGCTCTCCGCAGGCTGGAGGCATCACAGCGGGAACCTCTATTACTTCTCCCAAGAAGAGAAGTCGTGGTTTGAGGCCCAGCAGTTCTGTGTGTCTCAGGGCTCACACCTGACCTCCATCTCCTCCCAGGGGGAGCAG GAATTTCTCTCCATAGAGACCCAGGCAAAACCCCACTGGATTGGACTCACTGACCTGGGCACTGAAGGCCGCTGGCGCTGGGTGGACGGCTCAGAATACAGAGAAGAATCCAGCAGGGG GTTCTGGGAGCACCCTCAGCCTGACAACTGGCACCAGGGGATCGGCGGCAGAGAAGACTGTGTTGAGATCCGCACAGAGATGCAGACTTTGTGGAATGATGCCAACTGCTCTCTGCCTGCGCGGTGGATCTGTAAGCAGGCCCACGGGTAG
- the LOC112546279 gene encoding C-type lectin domain family 4 member K-like isoform X1: protein MAVTPDGGAQFGDSSSGWFSPYVARLSRCCNAPTRSAPWWQRTRGITPAVLLLVLALASSLLAVTLLYSQGRSRLQEVEEAARNLRVSLQPANTSAAPARESDMLQLLGEVQAGVRMLRAELGNVSAENRELQTRLDTVAGARGAGSDSCRDVQTKLSAGWRHHSGNLYYFSQEEKSWFEAQQFCVSQGSHLTSISSQGEQEFLSIETQAKPHWIGLTDLGTEGRWRWVDGSEYREESSRGFWEHPQPDNWHQGIGGREDCVEIRTEMQTLWNDANCSLPARWICKQAHG from the exons ATGGCAGTGACTCCTGATGGGGGAGCTCAGTTTGGAGATTCAAGCTCAGGCTGGTTCTCGCCGTACGTGGCCCGACTGAGCCGTTGCT GCAATGCTCCCACGCGATCGGCTCCTTGGTGGCAGAGGACGAGAGGCATCACACCAGCGGTGCTACTCCTGGTCCTGgccctggcctcctccctcctcgcTGTGACGCTTCTAT ATTCCCAGGGACGGAgccggctgcaggaggtggaagAAGCCGCGCGGAACCTGAGAGTCTCCCTGCAGCCCGCCAACACCTCGGCCGCGCCCGCCAGGGAATCGGACA TGCTGCAGCTCCTGGGCGAAGTGCAGGCAGGAGTCCGGATGCTGAGAGCCGAGCTGGGAAATGTCAGTGCGGAGAACAGGGAACTCCAGACCCGTCTGGACACGGTCGCTGGGGCGCGAGGAGCCGGGTCGGATTCCTGCA GGGACGTGCAGACAAAGCTCTCCGCAGGCTGGAGGCATCACAGCGGGAACCTCTATTACTTCTCCCAAGAAGAGAAGTCGTGGTTTGAGGCCCAGCAGTTCTGTGTGTCTCAGGGCTCACACCTGACCTCCATCTCCTCCCAGGGGGAGCAG GAATTTCTCTCCATAGAGACCCAGGCAAAACCCCACTGGATTGGACTCACTGACCTGGGCACTGAAGGCCGCTGGCGCTGGGTGGACGGCTCAGAATACAGAGAAGAATCCAGCAGGGG GTTCTGGGAGCACCCTCAGCCTGACAACTGGCACCAGGGGATCGGCGGCAGAGAAGACTGTGTTGAGATCCGCACAGAGATGCAGACTTTGTGGAATGATGCCAACTGCTCTCTGCCTGCGCGGTGGATCTGTAAGCAGGCCCACGGGTAG